A region from the Benincasa hispida cultivar B227 chromosome 12, ASM972705v1, whole genome shotgun sequence genome encodes:
- the LOC120067065 gene encoding uncharacterized protein LOC120067065: MAKGIVWATAEDLARNRGRVISLYRQILRSLNSPNLPLSFAARLAKKAEVRGIFLLASEERSLHNIEDLIDTAEYSLSLLRKGEIPKYIQ; encoded by the coding sequence ATGGCAAAAGGTATCGTATGGGCAACAGCAGAGGATTTAGCGAGGAACCGGGGGCGTGTTATATCTCTTTATCGCCAGATACTGCGGAGCCTCAACTCCCCAAATTTGCCTCTTAGCTTTGCAGCTAGATTAGCAAAGAAGGCGGAGGTTCGTGGCATTTTCTTGCTTGCTTCTGAAGAGCGATCTCTTCACAATATTGAAGACCTCATTGATACTGCTGAGTACTCCCTCTCCCTTTTAAGGAAAGGAGAAATTCCCAAATATATTCAATGA